A stretch of the Panthera uncia isolate 11264 chromosome D1, Puncia_PCG_1.0, whole genome shotgun sequence genome encodes the following:
- the LOC125916654 gene encoding olfactory receptor 2AG1-like — translation MELWNSTLGNDFTLAEILNDSGVPKLLFATIAVLYMLALTSNGLLLLVIIMDSWLHVPMYLLLSQLSLMDLMFASAVSPKMLVDYLHGENTISFEGCTFQMLVVLTSGGAEDLLLAFMAYDRYVAIFHPLHYMVRMRPRICWLTIATSWILAFLNAVILTSYTMHFPFCMSRKIRHLLCEIPPLVKLACADTSIYELMVYVIGVIFLMPTLAAILASYTFVLIAVLHVSSGKGRKKVLITCSSHLTVVGKYYGAAMLMYIQPNYYHSPQQDNILSLFHIIITPTLNPLVYSLRNKEVMEASRRVLGRFTSAQRW, via the coding sequence ATGGAGCTCTGGAACTCCACCTTGGGAAATGACTTCACATTAGCGGAGATTCTGAATGACAGTGGGGTTCCCAAACTGCTTTTTGCCACAATTGCTGTCCTGTACATGTTGGCCCTGACCAGCAATGGCCTGCTGCTCTTGGTCATTATAATGGATTCCTGGCTCCATGTGCCTATGTACCTTCTACTTAGCCAGCTATCTCTCATGGACTTGATGTTTGCATCTGCAGTTTCTCCCAAAATGCTTGTGGATTATCTGCATGGGGAGAACACCATCTCCTTTGAAGGCTGCACCTTTCAGATGTTAGTAGTTCTCACTTCAGGAGGTGCAGAGGACTTACTACTGGCGTTCATGGCCTATGACAGGTATGTGGCTATTTTTCATCCTTTGCACTACATGGTCCGCATGAGGCCAAGGATATGCTGGCTCACAATAGCCACATCTTGGATCCTGGCATTCCTGAATGCTGTGATACTCACCTCATATACTATGCACTTTCCTTTCTGTATGTCTCGGAAAATCAGGCACCTACTCTGTGAGATCCCACCCTTGGTGAAATTGGCCTGTGCAGATACCTCCATATATGAGCTCATGGTATATGTGATAGGTGTGATCTTTCTCATGCCTACCCTTGCTGCTATCCTTGCCTCTTATACATTTGTCCTAATCGCTGTCCTTCACGTGTCCTCAggtaagggaaggaagaaagtcCTCATCACATGCTCTTCTCATCTGACTGTGGTAGGAAAGTACTATGGAGCTGCCATGTTGATGTACATCCAGCCCAATTACTACCATAGTCCCCAACAGGACAACATTCTCTCTCTATTTCATATTATCATTACTCCAACACTGAACCCTCTTGTCTATAGTCTGAGAAACAAGGAGGTAATGGAAGCCTCCAGGAGAGTACTGGGGAGATTCACTTCTGCCCAGAGATGGTAG
- the LOC125916662 gene encoding olfactory receptor 2D3-like gives MGTENQTYLTEFILLGLSSDWQTQILLFVVFLIIYLLTLCGNFLIIVLIHIDSRLHTPMYFFLKNLSFTDLCFSTTVIPQMLFHLLVMRKTISFAGCSIQMIFFLVAGCTESSLLAVMSYDCYVAVCKPLHYSTLMTQRVCVQLIIGSWASGAIVSLVDTIFTLCLSYHGQNIINHYFCEPPALLKLASEETYKAEMAILAMGIVILLGPVSLILFSYWNIISTMIRIQSGEGRLKAFSTCGSHLIVVVFFYGSTIFTYMRPNSKKVNEGDKVISVFYSVITSMMNPFIYSLRNKEVKEAFRKAFGR, from the coding sequence ATGGGCACAGAAAACCAAACCTATCTGACTGAATTCATCTTGCTAGGCCTTTCTTCAGATTGGCAGACCCAAATCCTGCTGTTTGTAGTGTTTCTCATCATCTACCTGCTAACTCTGTGTGGGAATTTTCTCATCATAGTGCTAATTCATATTGACTCTCGACTTCATACACCAATGTACTTCTTCCTTAAAAACCTGTCGTTTACTGATCTCTGTTTCTCTACAACAGTCATCCCCCAGATGCTATTCCATTTGCTGGTAATGAGAAAGACCATTTCCTTTGCTGGGTGTTCaattcagatgatttttttcctagtAGCTGGGTGTACAGAAAGTTCCCTCCTAGCAGTGATGTCCTATGACTGCTATGTGGCTGTCTGTAAGCCCCTTCACtactccaccctcatgacccagAGGGTGTGTGTACAGCTGATCATAGGGTCCTGGGCCAGTGGAGCCATTGTGTCTTTAGTAGACACAATATTTACTTTATGTCTCTCATACCATGGACAGAATATaattaatcattatttttgtgAACCTCCTGCACTCTTGAAGTTGGCTTCAGAAGAAACCTACAAAGCTGAGATGGCCATCTTGGCAATGGGCATAGTAATTCTCCTTGGTCCTGTCTCCCTCATCCTTTTCTCCTACTGGAATATTATCTCCACTATGATTCGGATACAGTCAGGTGAGGGGAGACTTAAGGCCTTTTCTACCTGTGGTTCTCATCTCATTGTTGTGGTCTTCTTCTACGGCTCAACTATATTTACCTACATGCGTCCAAATTCCAAGAAGGTAAATGAAGGGGATAAGGTGATTTCTGTGTTCTACTCAGTCATAACATCCATGATGAACCCATTCATTTACAGCCTGAGAAACAAGGAGGTAAAGGAGGCATTTAGGAAAGCATTTGGAAGATAG
- the LOC125916668 gene encoding olfactory receptor 2D3-like — protein sequence MGEENQTYVTEFVFLGLSQDPHTQLLLFFLFLIIYLLTVLGNLLIIVLIHTDSRLHTPMYFFLRNLSFADLCFSTTTVPQVLVHFLAKRKTISFAGCSTQIFVLLLVGCTECALLAVMSYDRYVAICKPLHYSSIMTHWLCVQLALGSWVSGALVSLVDTTFTLCLPYQGNNIINHFFCEPPALLKLASTNTYSTEMAIFAMGVVILLAPVCLILVSYWNIISAVIQMQSGEGRFKAFSTCGSHLIVVVLFYGSAIFAYMRPNSKIMNKRDKMISVFYSAVTPMLNPIIYSLRNKDVKGALRRMNG from the coding sequence ATGggagaagaaaaccaaacctaTGTGACTGAATTTGTCTTCCTGGGCCTTTCACAGGATCCACACACACAACTCctgctcttcttcctttttctgatcATCTATCTGCTGACTGTACTGGGAAATCTGCTTATCATTGTGCTCATCCACACAGACTCCAGACTCCACACACCCATGTACTTTTTCCTTAGAAACTTGTCCTTTGCTGATCTCTGTTTCTCTACCACCACAGTGCCCCAGGTGCTAGTCCACTTCCTGGCAAAGAGGAAAACCATTTCCTTTGCTGGATGCTCAACTCAAATATTTGTCTTACTTCTGGTTGGGTGTACAGAGTGCGCACTGCTGGCGGTGATGTCCTATGACCGGTATGTGGCTATCTGTAAGCCCCTGCACTACTCTTCTATCATGACACATTGGTTATGTGTCCAGCTGGCCTTAGGGTCCTGGGTCAGTGGAGCGTTAGTATCTCTAGTGGATACCACATTCACACTGTGTCTGCCCTACCAAGGGAACAATATCATTAACCACTTTTTTTGTGAACCTCCTGCCCTCCTGAAGCTGGCTTCCACAAATACCTATAGCACAGAAATGGCCATCTTTGCAATGGGCGTGGTCATCCTCCTAGCTCCTGTCTGCCTGATCCTTGTCTCCTACTGGAATATTATCTCCGCTGTGATCCAAATGCAGTCTGGGGAGGGGAGATTCAAGGCTTTCTCTACCTGTGGCTCCCATCTCATTGTTGTTGTCCTCTTCTATGGCTCAGCAATATTTGCCTATATGAGGCCAAACTCCAAGATAATGAATAAAAGGGATAAAATGATCTCTGTGTTCTACTCAGCAGTGACACCCATGCTGAACCCGATCATTTATAGTCTGAGAAACAAGGATGTCAAAGGGGCTCTCAGGAGA